The Kryptolebias marmoratus isolate JLee-2015 linkage group LG18, ASM164957v2, whole genome shotgun sequence genome includes a region encoding these proteins:
- the lrtm2a gene encoding leucine-rich repeat and transmembrane domain-containing protein 2, with product MPPHTHPPGGCGLPGPVFRVLGLLAALLLPASSCPPSCFCSSDSLVVDCGGRGLSSLPPMHLLPPGSRSLLLANNKLALLGASAFANLSSLEELDLSNNYLDNLPAGLFRDMSNLTRLTLHNNSLTVMDRDLFQGLGGLQSLDLSLNGLSTVPIGLLDELQSLRWLSLAGNRLHGLERAAFEPLANLQHLELGHNPWECDCNLRDFKHWMEWLLYRGGKVDAVECTLPKDLRGRDIRGVPVEMFNYCLQLEDENGGGGEGARSGQGGGPPCSRSALNPSGATPVSDNGGNTGEDSSSSTGGGGGGEAPSDCVRARYRPVSVRRAIGTVVIAGVVCGIVCIMMVAAAAYGCIYASLMAKYQRELKKRQPLMGDGEADGEDREEKQISSVA from the exons tcTTCCGTGTCCTCGGCCTCCTGGCTGCGCTGCTGTTGCCAGCCTCCTCGTGCCctccttcctgtttctgctcctcagacAGCCTGGTGGTGGACTGCGGCGGGCGCGGactttcctccctccctcccatgCACCTTCTGCCTCCGGGGAGCCGCTCCTTACTGCTGGCCAACAACAAGCTGGCCTTGCTGGGAGCCTCGGCCTTCGCCAACCTCTCCTCCCTGGAG GAGTTGGACCTCTCCAACAACTACCTGGATAATTTACCAGCTGGATTATTTAGAGACATGTCCAACTTAACGAGACTGACTCTACACAACAACTCACTGACAGTCATGGACAGAGACCTCTTCCAG GGTTTAGGTGGTCTCCAGAGTCTGGACTTATCATTGAACGGTCTATCCACTGTTCCAATAGGCCTTCTGGATGAGCTGCAGAGCCTCAG GTGGCTCTCGCTGGCAGGTAACAGGCTTCATGGTTTGGAGAGGGCAGCGTTTGAGCCGCTGGCCAACCTGCAACACCTGGAACTGGGACACAACCCCTGGGAGTGTGACTGCAACCTTCGTGACTTCAAACACTGGATGGAGTGGCTGCTGTACCGAG GGGGTAAAGTGGATGCAGTAGAGTGCACGCTACCAAAAGATCTGCGTGGGAGAGACATCCGTGGCGTTCCCGTGGAGATGTTCAACTACTGCCTCCAACTCGAAGATGAGAACGGAGGAGGTGGTGAGGGTGCTCGTTCTGGACAAGGAGGCGGTCCTCCGTGCAGCAGGAGCGCTCTTAACCCGAGTGGGGCAACACCGGTTTCTGACAACGGTGGCAACACTGGTGAGGACTCCTCTTCAAGCACCGGAGGCGGTGGAGGCGGGGAGGCCCCGTCGGATTGTGTCCGAGCCCGCTACCGGCCCGTGAGCGTGCGGCGCGCCATTGGCACGGTGGTGATCGCCGGTGTGGTGTGCGGCATTGTTTGCATCATGATGGTTGCCGCCGCTGCTTACGGCTGCATCTACGCTTCTCTGATGGCCAAATACCAGAGAGAGCTGAAGAAGAGACAGCCATTGATGGGAGATGGAGAGGCTGATGGGGAAGACAGGGAGGAGAAGCAAATCTCCTCTGTGgcctaa